In a genomic window of Erigeron canadensis isolate Cc75 chromosome 5, C_canadensis_v1, whole genome shotgun sequence:
- the LOC122601442 gene encoding pumilio homolog 12-like, with protein sequence MENNNSSTTMRELGFDWPMFTGQNPTDFFTPAPSSSTVAQQPPPPPAMNTFTSMRSVNNNNNLGFDSQHYLNSFQETPFVDRNLDIDFSRLSISRNNPLLDSYMNNVYPTNRRVMPAPVNRTNNNGCHDANNKRYKFPGSLKDVRGKVYSVAKNQEGCQFLQMKCEEGNSEDIEMIFNEIKDHMRELMVDASMNYLAQKMFKVCSEEQMTQIVVSLISDDGNLTNICLNSHGTRAMQKLIELVRMAEQRSLIVSALRRITVTLTKNTNGHHVIQQCLKSFQVDEVQPILNVVSDNCLDIATDKSGCCVLQQCVLHATGASKERLMTEIIENSLHLAEHPYGNYVVQHLLGMQIPEVTGNILRKLDGNIVPLASNKYGSNVIEKILKDVPDDQSTPIIREILNSSQFLDVIQNPYGNYVVQSALQAAKGPIKEIMINRIQKDYPYLHSHPHGKRVLALARNSKPRGSTHA encoded by the exons ATGGAAAATAACAACTCATCAACAACCATGAGAGAACTAGGGTTTGACTGGCCGATGTTCACCGGTCAAAACCCTACTGATTTTTTTACACCGGCGCCGTCATCATCCACCGTTGCTCAacagccaccaccacctcctgcTATGAACACTTTCACTTCAATGAGAtctgttaataataataataatcttg GTTTTGATTCTCAACACTACCTTAATAGTTTTCAAGAAACCCCTTTTGTTGACCGAAATCTTGATATCGATTTTAGTAGGCTAAGTATCTCGAGAAACAACCCGCTTCTTGATTCGTATATGAACAACGTTTATCCTACTAACCGGAGAGTCATGCCAGCTCCGGTTAATAGGACTAATAATAATGGATGTCATGAT GCTAATAATAAGAGATATAAGTTTCCGGGTTCGTTGAAAGATGTGAGAGGGAAGGTGTATTCGGTTGCGAAGAATCAAGAAGGATGTCAATTCTTGCAGATGAAGTGTGAAGAAGGAAACTCTGAGGACATTGAGATGATTTTTAATGAGATTAAAGATCATATGCGCGAACTTATGGTTGATGCGTCGATGAATTATCTTGCTCAGAAAATGTTCAAAGTGTGTAGTGAAGAACAGATGACACAAATTGTTGTTTCTTTGATTTCTGATGATGGCAATCTTACAAATATTTGCCTCAATTCGCATGG GACTCGGGCAATGCAGAAGCTGATTGAACTTGTTAGAATGGCAGAACAGCGGTCTTTGATTGTATCAGCACTTAGGAGGATTACTGTTACCTTGACCAAAAACACCAATGGTCATCATGTCATTCAGCAATGCTTAAAATCCTTCCAAGTTGATGAAGTCCag CCAATTCTGAATGTAGTATCAGATAACTGTCTAGACATTGCTACCGACAAAAGTGGATGTTGCGTACTACAACAGTGTGTGTTACATGCTACCGGGGCTTCTAAAGAGCGACTCATGACTGAAATCATAGAGAATTCCCTTCATCTGGCTGAACATCCTTATGG GAACTATGTTGTGCAACACTTACTAGGAATGCAGATACCGGAAGTGACTGGTAATATACTGCGAAAGCTTGATGGGAACATCGTCCCTCTTGCTTCAAACAAGTATGGAAGTAATGTGATCGAAAAGATTTTGAAGGATGTTCCTGATGATCAGTCTACACCTATCATCCGCGAGATTTTAAACAGTTCGCAATTTCTAGATGTTATTCAGAATCCTTATGGCAACTATGTTGTACAATCTGCGCTACAGGCTGCAAAG GGACCGATCAAGGAGATAATGATCAACAGGATTCAGAAAGACTATCCGTATTTGCACAGTCATCCTCATGGAAAGAGGGTTCTAGCATTGGCTAGGAACAGCAAGCCGAGAGGATCGACTCATGCATGA